The following proteins are encoded in a genomic region of Natronorubrum halophilum:
- a CDS encoding MFS transporter produces the protein MNVLSDPTKRRWLAWAALATVFLLVNLHRLSTAVLSERLTADFETTAAQLGTLHASFFLIYAAIQIPTGVLADRVGPRYVGSVGGIVLSLGAVGFALSDSYLAALASRALIGLGSGVIFVSILRFCANWYRADEFATMTGLTGSVAGIGAILATTPLAVTVALFGWRETIFGLATVGFIAAGAVFFLARQSPAAAGLEPIDGVPEQPSVALAETGGYLRTLLGDLDQWLLSVVFFAGNGSILTLVGLWGVPYLVVVYEFDVTTASYFTLLGSVGILIGPPTIGWISDARSQRLLPMAVGTGLLLLTLSTIPVLGRPPLVVIALSYLACGFLFGAAMLSLSVVKERYPAGASGVATATVNTAGFVGATVLPAIMGVVLDTYRTDETVGGTVAYTQFGYRIAFGILAATVGLAFLCSLWLLARDATAESPTPS, from the coding sequence GTGAACGTACTGTCGGATCCCACCAAGCGACGGTGGCTCGCGTGGGCCGCGTTGGCGACCGTTTTTCTGCTCGTCAACTTACACCGACTTTCGACGGCCGTCCTGTCGGAGCGATTGACCGCCGATTTCGAGACGACGGCGGCACAGCTCGGAACGCTTCACGCGTCGTTTTTCCTGATCTACGCCGCCATTCAGATCCCGACGGGTGTGCTCGCCGATCGGGTCGGTCCCCGGTACGTCGGATCGGTCGGCGGGATCGTTCTGAGCCTCGGTGCGGTCGGCTTCGCACTCAGCGATAGTTACCTCGCGGCGCTGGCGTCGCGCGCGCTCATCGGCCTCGGCAGCGGCGTGATCTTCGTCTCGATCCTCCGCTTTTGTGCCAACTGGTACCGCGCCGACGAGTTCGCGACGATGACCGGGCTCACCGGCAGCGTCGCCGGAATCGGGGCGATTCTCGCGACGACGCCGCTTGCAGTTACCGTTGCCCTGTTCGGCTGGCGGGAGACGATCTTCGGGCTGGCGACCGTCGGCTTCATCGCCGCCGGAGCGGTGTTCTTCCTCGCCCGCCAGTCGCCGGCGGCCGCCGGCCTCGAGCCGATAGACGGCGTTCCCGAGCAGCCGTCGGTTGCGCTCGCGGAGACCGGCGGCTACCTGCGGACGCTCCTCGGGGATCTCGATCAGTGGCTCCTGTCCGTCGTCTTCTTCGCGGGCAACGGTTCGATACTGACGCTGGTGGGGCTGTGGGGGGTCCCGTACCTCGTGGTCGTCTACGAATTCGACGTGACGACGGCGTCTTATTTCACGCTGCTCGGCTCGGTCGGAATCCTGATCGGGCCGCCGACGATCGGCTGGATCTCCGACGCCCGCTCGCAGCGATTGCTCCCGATGGCGGTCGGGACCGGGCTGTTGCTGCTCACGCTGAGCACCATCCCCGTTCTCGGCCGACCACCGCTCGTCGTCATCGCACTCTCCTATCTGGCCTGTGGCTTCCTCTTCGGTGCCGCCATGCTCTCGCTGTCCGTCGTCAAGGAACGGTATCCGGCCGGAGCCAGCGGCGTCGCGACGGCGACCGTGAATACGGCGGGGTTCGTCGGGGCAACGGTACTCCCGGCGATCATGGGAGTGGTACTCGATACGTACCGGACGGACGAAACCGTCGGCGGCACCGTCGCGTACACCCAGTTCGGCTACCGGATCGCGTTCGGCATTCTCGCGGCCACCGTCGGTCTCGCCTTCCTGTGTTCGCTGTGGCTGCTCGCTCGCGACGCGACTGCCGAATCGCCGACGCCGAGTTGA
- a CDS encoding elongation factor 1-beta, which translates to MGKVAAKIKVMPDSPENDLDALQERLESALPEGAKINGVEREDVAFGLIALYPTVIVPDGSGGTETVEENFLAVEGVESVGVENVGRI; encoded by the coding sequence ATGGGAAAAGTAGCCGCGAAAATCAAGGTCATGCCGGACAGCCCCGAAAACGATCTCGACGCCCTCCAAGAGCGCCTCGAGAGCGCCCTCCCCGAGGGTGCGAAGATCAACGGCGTCGAACGTGAAGACGTCGCGTTCGGTCTCATCGCCCTCTACCCCACCGTGATCGTTCCGGACGGTTCGGGCGGGACGGAAACCGTCGAGGAGAACTTCTTAGCCGTCGAGGGCGTCGAGAGCGTCGGCGTCGAGAACGTCGGCCGTATCTGA
- a CDS encoding DUF302 domain-containing protein: MSLPIDPATIDPEAYGEKQAVLEMDHEEAIEHVREVCEDVGFGIPVEFSPSELLNEKVDADRDPYYVLGACNPEIADRALDETMRIGGLFPCNVIVWEEEPGRQRVYHVSIMKIARLLGTAPDNDEWREIVETTGDLTEDAFERFDSVEIEVTE, from the coding sequence ATGTCGCTGCCAATCGACCCTGCCACGATCGATCCGGAGGCGTACGGCGAGAAACAGGCCGTCCTCGAGATGGACCACGAGGAAGCCATCGAACACGTCCGCGAGGTCTGTGAAGACGTCGGGTTCGGAATCCCGGTCGAGTTCTCGCCGTCGGAACTGTTGAACGAGAAGGTCGATGCCGACCGCGACCCCTACTACGTGCTCGGAGCTTGCAACCCCGAGATCGCGGACCGGGCGCTCGACGAGACGATGCGGATCGGCGGCCTCTTCCCCTGCAACGTGATCGTCTGGGAGGAGGAGCCGGGTCGTCAGCGCGTCTACCACGTTTCGATCATGAAGATCGCCCGACTGCTCGGCACGGCACCCGACAACGACGAGTGGCGCGAGATCGTCGAAACGACCGGCGATCTCACCGAGGACGCCTTCGAGCGATTCGATTCGGTGGAAATCGAGGTCACGGAGTAG
- the arcD gene encoding arginine/ornithine antiporter ArcD has product MSLNFTPTTVDDLDPERRPSVALALVPVFAVVLFLGVGSALLGFDPHVPLLWSIVVTGAFGHYLGYSWDDLYDGIANGLLMGLQAILILFTIYALIATWVAAGTIPAMMYYGLELLTPTVFLPATAVLAAAVAFSIGSSWTTVGTLGVAFVGIGSGLGISGPMTVGAVLSGAYAGDKQSPLSDTTNLAAGVTNTPLYDHIRRMRTGTVIAFGLAVAIFAVLGLQTSGTVPTGRVSEIQTALAGTYSVSLLVFLPLMFTFALALRGYPALPTLVAGAIAGVFTSILLQGSGFVPAWNVFLNGTEPGTGLELVDELLATGGLTGSAWTITVVVAALALGGLLEKTGVLAVLAHRLSQGVRSSRTLIAGTGISAIFINALTAQQYMSIVLPGMTLRNLYEEFGLDSDELSRAVEAAGTPTGALIPWHAGGVFMASATGVSTLSYAPFYLFGILSPLVLFAMVLTGFGVPMRHRSEAAQTAD; this is encoded by the coding sequence ATGTCATTGAATTTCACTCCGACGACGGTCGACGACCTCGATCCGGAGCGACGGCCCTCGGTCGCGCTCGCGCTCGTTCCGGTGTTCGCAGTCGTGCTCTTCCTCGGCGTGGGATCTGCGCTACTCGGTTTCGATCCCCACGTGCCGCTTCTCTGGAGTATCGTTGTCACGGGCGCGTTCGGCCACTACCTGGGCTACTCGTGGGACGATCTCTACGACGGGATCGCTAACGGGCTTTTGATGGGGCTGCAGGCGATCCTGATCCTCTTTACCATTTACGCGCTCATCGCGACCTGGGTCGCCGCCGGCACGATCCCGGCGATGATGTACTACGGCCTCGAGTTGCTGACGCCGACGGTGTTCCTGCCGGCCACGGCCGTACTGGCCGCCGCCGTCGCGTTTTCGATCGGGTCCTCGTGGACGACGGTGGGGACGCTCGGCGTCGCGTTCGTCGGTATCGGTTCGGGACTCGGGATCTCCGGGCCGATGACCGTCGGCGCGGTCCTCTCCGGCGCGTACGCTGGCGACAAACAATCGCCACTGTCGGACACGACGAACCTCGCGGCCGGCGTGACGAACACGCCGCTGTACGACCACATTCGCCGGATGCGAACGGGAACGGTCATCGCCTTCGGACTCGCGGTCGCGATCTTCGCCGTCCTCGGTCTCCAGACCAGCGGTACCGTCCCGACCGGTCGCGTTTCCGAGATTCAGACCGCACTCGCCGGCACGTACAGCGTCTCGTTGTTGGTGTTTCTCCCCTTGATGTTCACCTTCGCGCTTGCGCTTCGGGGGTATCCCGCCCTCCCGACGCTCGTCGCCGGGGCTATCGCCGGCGTCTTCACGTCGATACTCCTCCAGGGATCCGGTTTCGTTCCCGCGTGGAACGTCTTCCTGAACGGAACCGAACCCGGGACCGGTTTGGAACTGGTCGACGAACTGCTCGCCACCGGCGGTCTGACGGGTTCGGCCTGGACGATCACCGTCGTCGTCGCCGCGTTGGCCCTCGGCGGACTCCTCGAGAAAACCGGCGTCCTCGCGGTCCTTGCACACCGGCTCTCGCAGGGCGTCCGAAGCTCCAGGACCCTGATCGCCGGCACCGGTATTTCCGCGATCTTCATCAACGCGCTTACCGCCCAGCAGTACATGAGTATCGTGCTTCCGGGAATGACGCTTCGAAACCTCTACGAGGAGTTCGGCCTCGACAGCGACGAACTCTCCCGCGCCGTCGAAGCGGCCGGGACGCCGACCGGGGCGCTCATCCCGTGGCACGCCGGCGGCGTCTTCATGGCCTCTGCGACCGGCGTTTCGACGCTGTCGTACGCGCCCTTCTACCTGTTCGGAATCCTGTCGCCGCTGGTGCTGTTCGCGATGGTGCTGACCGGATTCGGTGTACCGATGCGGCACCGTTCCGAAGCGGCCCAGACCGCGGACTGA
- a CDS encoding 50S ribosomal protein L21e → MPNSNGPRQGTRRKLANSPRDRGSSPPQRAIQEYEEGEKVHLKIDPSVPKGRFHPRFDGRTAEVTGKQGDAFKVQINDGGKEKTLIVTAAHLRAQNQEKSRI, encoded by the coding sequence ATGCCGAACTCTAATGGCCCTCGTCAGGGAACCCGAAGAAAACTCGCGAACAGTCCTCGAGACCGCGGCTCCTCGCCGCCACAGCGAGCGATTCAGGAGTACGAGGAAGGAGAGAAAGTCCACCTGAAGATCGACCCGAGCGTCCCGAAGGGACGTTTCCACCCGCGTTTCGACGGACGAACCGCCGAAGTCACCGGCAAGCAAGGCGACGCGTTCAAGGTGCAGATCAACGACGGCGGCAAGGAAAAGACCCTGATCGTCACCGCAGCGCACCTGCGCGCCCAGAATCAGGAGAAGTCTCGGATCTGA
- a CDS encoding DUF655 domain-containing protein, producing the protein MSEGDNDGTDVRHAVVLDYLAHGLSDDGRPQYEKSPAGYALSIDDFQLYQVAFDEEERLTIGSEVVIEPREERSVVTECHRVDYEDLSSGAQSELEYVVADLVEENEQRFVDFYNDAQPITLRLHQLNLLPGIGKKLRNGILDERKRKPFESFDELSERVSGLHDPDEILVERILEELRDDDLKYQTFVGRREQEQNQ; encoded by the coding sequence ATGAGCGAAGGCGACAACGACGGGACGGACGTTCGTCACGCAGTCGTGTTGGACTATCTCGCCCACGGACTCTCGGACGACGGCCGCCCGCAGTACGAGAAGTCACCGGCGGGGTACGCACTCAGTATCGACGACTTCCAGCTCTATCAGGTGGCCTTCGACGAAGAGGAGCGGCTCACCATCGGGAGCGAGGTCGTCATCGAACCGCGCGAGGAGCGGTCGGTCGTCACCGAATGCCACCGCGTCGACTACGAGGACCTCTCCTCGGGGGCCCAATCCGAACTCGAGTACGTCGTTGCCGACCTGGTCGAGGAGAACGAACAGCGGTTCGTCGACTTCTACAACGACGCCCAGCCGATCACGCTGCGCCTCCACCAGCTAAACCTCCTCCCGGGGATCGGGAAGAAGCTCCGCAACGGGATCCTCGACGAGCGAAAGCGTAAACCCTTCGAGAGCTTCGACGAACTCTCCGAGCGCGTTTCCGGGCTCCACGACCCCGACGAGATCCTGGTCGAACGGATCCTCGAGGAACTGCGCGACGACGACCTCAAATACCAGACGTTCGTCGGCCGCCGCGAGCAAGAACAGAACCAGTAG
- a CDS encoding HVO_2753 family zinc finger protein: MSTTDDQQRRSCVSCGINIAGTNAAAFKCPDCGAQIYRCAKCRKQSNLYECTDCGFMGP, encoded by the coding sequence ATGAGTACGACGGACGATCAACAGAGACGGTCCTGCGTTTCCTGCGGGATCAACATCGCCGGCACGAACGCCGCCGCGTTCAAGTGTCCGGACTGTGGCGCACAGATTTACCGCTGTGCCAAGTGCCGCAAACAGAGCAACCTCTACGAGTGCACCGACTGCGGATTCATGGGCCCATAA
- a CDS encoding AI-2E family transporter, with translation MDVRTTFFALLLVALAAIAALLVAPLIQYIMAAALLAFVLYPLQARLETRLGPRVSALTLTGFAIVAAVAPILFLSVIILQTVFSFLNGFDELATIDGIRNVALDLGIEEETLRSIETGIVAEIEGSLSTTVEIVLMEFVGLLNASIRMSVGLLVVVFLLYYLLVDGPEFVAWLRDVAPLEDEVREELFEEVEAVTWAVIQSHVLVALVEGVLGGLGLYLLGVPNVAFWTVVMIVVSFLPAVGVWLVWGPAVVYLGLAADPLHAVALLLYGISVLSLVDNYLRAIFVDRTSGLHPAVVLVGVIGGIYLLGIMGLFLGPVLLAVFKAGLNVFSAMNLTVEERSRQPGAEPGRQLAESKGSERVGG, from the coding sequence ATGGACGTTCGAACGACATTTTTCGCCCTCCTGCTCGTCGCCCTCGCCGCGATCGCCGCCTTGCTGGTCGCACCGCTGATACAGTACATCATGGCAGCCGCCCTCCTCGCGTTCGTTCTCTACCCCCTTCAGGCACGACTCGAGACGCGTCTCGGGCCGCGGGTCTCGGCGCTTACTCTCACCGGGTTCGCGATCGTCGCTGCGGTCGCTCCGATACTGTTTCTCTCGGTAATCATCCTCCAGACCGTGTTTTCGTTTCTCAACGGTTTCGACGAACTAGCGACGATCGATGGGATCAGGAACGTTGCACTCGACCTCGGCATCGAAGAGGAGACGCTCCGGTCGATCGAAACCGGAATCGTCGCGGAGATCGAGGGCTCGCTCTCCACCACCGTCGAGATCGTACTGATGGAGTTCGTCGGGCTGTTGAACGCGAGTATCCGAATGAGTGTTGGACTGCTGGTCGTCGTGTTCTTGCTCTACTACCTGCTGGTCGACGGTCCCGAGTTCGTCGCCTGGCTTCGCGACGTCGCACCGCTCGAGGACGAGGTACGTGAGGAACTCTTCGAGGAGGTCGAGGCCGTCACCTGGGCGGTGATTCAGAGCCACGTCCTCGTCGCGCTGGTCGAGGGCGTGCTCGGTGGTCTCGGCTTGTATCTGCTCGGCGTTCCGAACGTCGCGTTCTGGACCGTGGTCATGATCGTCGTCTCGTTCCTTCCGGCGGTCGGCGTCTGGCTGGTGTGGGGACCCGCCGTCGTCTATCTCGGGCTCGCGGCCGACCCGCTCCACGCGGTCGCCCTGTTGCTGTACGGAATCTCGGTTCTCTCGCTCGTGGACAACTACCTGCGGGCGATCTTCGTCGACCGGACGTCGGGGCTCCACCCGGCGGTCGTTCTCGTCGGCGTCATCGGCGGAATCTACCTGCTCGGCATCATGGGACTGTTCCTCGGACCCGTCCTGCTCGCGGTGTTCAAGGCGGGGTTGAACGTCTTCAGCGCGATGAACCTGACCGTGGAAGAACGGTCTCGCCAACCCGGGGCAGAGCCCGGACGCCAACTCGCGGAGTCGAAAGGATCGGAGCGAGTCGGGGGATGA
- a CDS encoding CPBP family glutamic-type intramembrane protease produces MVTEGVRSGGRWLRDQFDRLSWVQKSLLTGAILTLLWMRYVPSELGRRAVVDAVLLIGGPLALGLTHGNHVGWNVDRVAIRNAVLLSLFVLPFYLVGSTLPTIRTYYPMWQTSAALGEFIPHAIQLFILALAAETYYRGLLCVGVKEIGFKAVFISPVVYMIHHSGKPPIEFLLSGPTDILFGAVDYESDSILPSVIAHGAGLVLLDWLVLHDPLFDPTAVLRALEWLPIPL; encoded by the coding sequence GTGGTAACAGAGGGTGTGCGCAGCGGCGGTCGCTGGCTTCGAGACCAGTTCGACCGACTCTCCTGGGTTCAGAAGTCCCTGCTAACCGGGGCGATTCTCACGCTGCTGTGGATGCGGTACGTTCCCAGTGAACTCGGACGCCGAGCGGTGGTCGACGCCGTGTTGTTGATCGGCGGACCGCTCGCCCTTGGACTCACTCACGGCAATCACGTCGGCTGGAACGTCGATCGCGTCGCGATTCGCAACGCGGTCTTGCTCTCGCTGTTCGTCCTCCCGTTCTATCTCGTGGGATCAACGCTGCCGACGATCCGGACGTACTACCCCATGTGGCAAACCTCGGCCGCGCTGGGCGAGTTCATCCCGCACGCGATCCAGTTGTTCATCCTCGCGCTGGCGGCCGAGACCTACTACCGCGGGTTGCTCTGCGTCGGCGTCAAGGAGATCGGTTTCAAAGCGGTGTTCATCAGCCCCGTCGTCTACATGATCCACCACTCCGGAAAGCCGCCGATCGAGTTCCTGCTCTCGGGGCCGACGGACATCCTCTTCGGCGCGGTGGACTACGAGTCCGACTCCATTCTCCCCTCCGTTATCGCCCACGGAGCCGGCCTCGTCCTGCTCGACTGGCTCGTCTTGCACGATCCGCTGTTCGATCCGACGGCGGTGCTACGCGCCCTCGAGTGGCTCCCGATCCCGTTGTAA
- a CDS encoding RNA polymerase Rpb4 family protein, whose amino-acid sequence MTIFKEIVDEEFLTVSETKELLADIEAERALDEDRDLRYELARAIEHANRFAVLDPAEAQDLVDQLEALEKVDEATAYKIANLLPRNRDELRSVYAQQRYSLSGDELDEILNVVAQYA is encoded by the coding sequence ATGACGATCTTCAAAGAGATCGTCGACGAGGAGTTCCTGACGGTCTCGGAAACGAAGGAGCTACTCGCCGACATCGAAGCCGAACGCGCGCTGGACGAGGACCGCGATCTCCGCTACGAGCTCGCTCGAGCGATCGAACACGCCAACCGATTCGCGGTCTTGGATCCCGCGGAGGCCCAGGACCTCGTCGACCAACTCGAGGCGCTCGAGAAGGTCGACGAAGCCACGGCGTACAAGATCGCCAACCTCCTGCCGCGAAACCGGGACGAGCTCCGATCGGTGTACGCACAGCAACGGTACTCGCTGTCGGGGGACGAACTCGACGAGATTCTGAACGTCGTCGCGCAGTACGCCTGA
- a CDS encoding cystathionine gamma-synthase — MDDDYRIETRSIHAGQEPNEETGALMTPIHANSTYEQDAPGDHRGYEYSRTGNPTRTDLEANLASLENGEYGRAFASGMASINTVLNLLEAGDHVVTGNDVYGGTHRIFTQVYEDYDVEFSFIDMTDLDAIEAAFREETELLWLETPTNPLMSIVDIEGAAEIAHDHDALCAIDNTFATPYLQRPLELGADVVSHSLTKYLGGHSDVVGGALVTNDEAIDERLGFYQNSVGATPGPFESFLVLRGTKTLPVRMERHCENARAIAEWLDDHRTVDRVYYPGLETHPGHEIASRQMDDFGGMLSFELDASLEEASEVVSSTDVFTLAESLGGVESLIEQPAPMTHAAIPRAERIEAGLTDGLIRVSVGIEHVDDLIDDLEQAIDAALA, encoded by the coding sequence ATGGACGACGACTACCGGATCGAAACTCGATCGATCCACGCCGGACAGGAGCCGAACGAAGAGACGGGGGCGCTGATGACGCCGATCCACGCGAATTCGACGTACGAGCAGGACGCGCCGGGCGATCACCGGGGCTACGAGTACTCTCGAACCGGAAATCCCACACGAACCGACCTCGAGGCGAACCTCGCGAGCCTCGAGAACGGCGAGTACGGCCGCGCGTTCGCCAGCGGGATGGCCTCGATCAACACCGTCCTCAACCTCCTCGAGGCCGGCGACCACGTCGTGACGGGAAACGACGTCTACGGCGGCACCCACCGCATCTTCACGCAGGTGTACGAGGACTACGACGTCGAGTTTTCGTTCATCGATATGACCGACCTCGACGCGATCGAGGCCGCCTTTCGGGAGGAAACGGAACTGCTCTGGCTCGAGACGCCGACGAACCCGCTCATGTCGATCGTCGACATCGAGGGCGCGGCCGAGATCGCCCACGACCACGACGCGCTGTGTGCGATCGACAACACGTTCGCGACGCCGTACCTCCAGCGCCCGCTGGAGCTCGGTGCGGACGTCGTCTCCCACTCCCTGACGAAGTACCTCGGCGGTCACTCGGACGTGGTCGGCGGCGCGCTCGTGACGAACGACGAGGCGATCGACGAACGGTTGGGGTTCTACCAGAACTCGGTCGGCGCGACGCCCGGTCCCTTCGAGTCGTTTCTCGTTCTTCGGGGCACCAAGACGTTGCCCGTCCGCATGGAACGTCACTGCGAGAACGCCCGCGCTATCGCCGAGTGGCTCGACGATCACCGCACCGTCGACCGCGTCTATTATCCCGGCCTCGAGACCCATCCGGGCCACGAAATCGCTTCCCGGCAGATGGACGACTTCGGCGGGATGTTGAGCTTCGAACTCGACGCGAGCCTCGAGGAAGCGAGCGAGGTCGTCTCGAGCACTGACGTCTTCACGCTCGCCGAGAGCCTCGGCGGGGTTGAGAGCTTGATCGAACAGCCCGCCCCGATGACGCACGCCGCAATTCCCCGCGCGGAGCGCATCGAGGCCGGCCTCACGGACGGCCTGATTCGGGTCAGCGTCGGTATCGAGCACGTCGACGACCTGATCGACGACCTCGAGCAAGCGATCGACGCGGCGCTCGCGTAA
- a CDS encoding DUF5789 family protein produces the protein MSDEDDEEPAVTLGAQTPVEGAPLARVTSRLTWPKEKSEIERLEGDSIVRTPDGPRALAAVLEDVDETYFQRRQEFEAHVRAVVGTGPVPTADE, from the coding sequence ATGAGCGACGAGGACGACGAAGAGCCGGCCGTTACGCTCGGAGCGCAGACTCCCGTCGAGGGTGCCCCCCTCGCCCGCGTGACCTCCCGGCTGACCTGGCCGAAAGAAAAGAGCGAAATCGAGCGTCTCGAGGGAGACAGCATCGTACGGACGCCGGACGGACCGCGAGCGCTGGCGGCCGTCCTCGAGGACGTCGACGAGACGTACTTCCAGCGCCGTCAGGAGTTCGAGGCCCACGTCCGGGCGGTCGTCGGTACCGGACCGGTCCCGACCGCGGACGAGTAA
- a CDS encoding MBL fold metallo-hydrolase: MHSDEERDAGVHTLPITVEYGDGEITITPTVVETGRGLVLIDVGPRGATDAIRTHLTSLGYALEDIWLVVLTHHDGDHAGGLAELLERVDAVVATHRDEAPFLTGERDPIKSTGGDRYPPVAVDLELTGGVRIPTLAGPMAVVDTPGHAPGHVSLHFPENGLLIAGDALVADGDEPLSGPKPVFTPDMDRALESVEALAALEIEHVVCYHGGYVDSGTERIREIAETRTERDLE; encoded by the coding sequence ATGCACTCCGACGAGGAACGCGACGCCGGCGTTCATACGCTACCGATCACGGTCGAGTACGGCGACGGAGAGATCACGATTACGCCGACGGTCGTCGAGACCGGGCGCGGACTCGTCCTGATCGACGTCGGGCCGCGAGGGGCGACCGACGCCATCCGAACGCATCTCACCTCGCTCGGGTACGCGCTCGAGGATATCTGGCTCGTCGTCCTGACGCACCACGACGGCGACCACGCCGGCGGCCTCGCGGAATTGCTTGAGCGGGTCGACGCGGTCGTCGCAACACACCGGGACGAAGCGCCGTTTCTCACGGGCGAGCGCGATCCGATCAAGAGCACCGGCGGCGACCGCTATCCGCCGGTCGCCGTGGATCTGGAACTCACCGGCGGCGTTCGAATTCCGACGCTCGCGGGACCGATGGCGGTCGTCGACACGCCGGGGCACGCGCCGGGACACGTTTCGCTCCACTTCCCCGAAAACGGCCTTCTGATCGCCGGCGACGCGCTCGTCGCCGACGGCGACGAGCCGCTGTCCGGTCCGAAACCGGTGTTCACGCCGGATATGGACCGCGCGCTCGAATCGGTCGAGGCACTCGCCGCGCTCGAGATCGAGCACGTCGTCTGCTACCACGGCGGCTACGTCGACAGCGGCACCGAGCGTATTCGAGAGATCGCCGAGACGCGAACCGAGCGGGACCTCGAGTAA
- the nreA gene encoding DNA repair protein NreA, protein MRLDDYIEDLEPDEEAERRRLAKEKSYAITDHLEEFEQRFDDALSGDSLVGSTAPSIFVGRSNYPDIPVGLLSPVGDEDAAEEYVTDGNWYEQGHGITDVLQRRTGLLNSSKRTNVDSPSIASRFTPSVHDTWDGFVGVQREVAIAGRPVDLEIGLDAKPDLGLDTGTDVATPRGPRANARNAELRENPYVPKPVKKTLEDDDWQAQGAMTYLYRRGFDVYEINSILSAGALGETKQRRLVPTRWSITAVDDTVGQFLRGGIRSAPSINEVQVWANEYMGNRYWVVLAPGNWEFELVEMKAPGSIWNPDPHDDVWLASASEGFEGRSSYVEETAGAYYAARLGVLEYLESIGRQAKCLVLREVSDDYWAPVGVWQVRESVRNAFEGHYGEAETFHEAVAEIATQLPVSHARLRRKSELAAGLQSNLSAFSSTK, encoded by the coding sequence ATGCGCCTCGACGACTACATCGAGGATCTCGAGCCGGACGAGGAAGCCGAGCGACGGCGACTCGCGAAGGAGAAGTCCTACGCGATCACGGACCACCTCGAGGAGTTCGAACAGCGCTTCGACGATGCCCTCAGCGGCGACTCCCTCGTGGGTTCGACGGCCCCGTCGATCTTCGTCGGGCGGTCGAACTATCCCGACATTCCCGTGGGACTGCTCTCGCCGGTTGGCGACGAGGACGCCGCCGAGGAGTACGTCACCGACGGGAACTGGTACGAACAGGGCCACGGGATCACGGACGTACTACAGCGACGGACGGGCCTGTTGAACTCCAGTAAGCGCACGAACGTCGATTCGCCGAGCATCGCGAGCCGGTTTACGCCCTCGGTCCACGACACCTGGGACGGCTTCGTCGGCGTCCAGCGCGAGGTCGCCATCGCCGGTCGGCCGGTCGATCTCGAGATCGGACTGGACGCCAAACCGGACCTCGGGCTCGATACGGGCACGGACGTCGCGACGCCGCGCGGGCCGCGCGCCAACGCCCGGAACGCGGAGCTGCGGGAGAACCCGTACGTCCCCAAACCGGTCAAGAAGACCCTCGAGGACGACGACTGGCAGGCCCAGGGCGCGATGACCTACCTCTATCGCCGCGGGTTCGACGTCTACGAGATCAACTCCATACTCTCGGCCGGCGCGCTGGGCGAGACCAAACAGCGGCGACTCGTGCCGACGCGCTGGTCGATCACCGCGGTGGACGACACCGTCGGCCAGTTCCTGCGCGGCGGCATTCGCAGCGCGCCCAGTATCAACGAGGTACAGGTCTGGGCCAACGAGTACATGGGCAACCGTTACTGGGTGGTCCTCGCACCCGGCAACTGGGAGTTCGAACTCGTCGAGATGAAAGCCCCCGGCAGCATCTGGAACCCCGACCCCCACGACGACGTCTGGCTCGCGAGTGCCAGCGAAGGGTTCGAGGGGCGCTCGAGCTACGTCGAGGAGACCGCGGGCGCCTACTACGCGGCCCGGTTGGGCGTCCTCGAGTACCTCGAGTCGATCGGTCGGCAGGCGAAGTGTCTCGTCTTGCGAGAGGTTTCCGACGACTACTGGGCACCCGTCGGCGTCTGGCAGGTCCGCGAAAGCGTGCGAAACGCGTTCGAGGGCCACTACGGCGAGGCGGAAACGTTCCACGAGGCGGTCGCGGAGATCGCGACGCAGTTGCCGGTGTCCCACGCCCGACTCCGTCGCAAGTCGGAACTCGCGGCGGGGCTGCAGTCGAATCTCAGCGCGTTTTCGAGCACGAAATAG